Below is a genomic region from Pan troglodytes isolate AG18354 chromosome X, NHGRI_mPanTro3-v2.0_pri, whole genome shotgun sequence.
TATCCAATTTACATGCTCTAGATAccacctttcttattttttatagtaaGGTCTGGTATTAAAATACCCACTTGTACACTGACAGCTTTAAGAAAAACAGGACACAGAGTGAGTCGTCATTTTTAGCAGCAATGAAATACCACTAACCCATTTTTACATACCAAATTCAAGTCACTATCAGAGGTGAGTGTCACACAAAGTCACCAGGTATAAAATTGctagttcatttttaaattaataacttgAAATTACCCATGCCTCCCCACCCCATTACAtctttttataaacagaaaacattttgctattttatacATAGGCTAGCAGCCttgttttaatatgaaagtgcTAATTCATTTACAGATTTGTATAATCAGTTATGTAGTGCTACAGTAAGTGTCCAATAATCTACACAGGAACAACGATGAATGAAAATGATGAAGATTGAATAAGGCTATCAGATTACCTTATCTTATTTACATATAAAGAATAGATACCCAATGGCGAGGAAGAGATAGAAATTGGACAAATACCCACGGGTGTAAACATTACATCTACTTTTGAGctttatactgtaaatgaaacattttaaatagtcCTGTAGCCCATGCCtattttttcctcagaaaaagaaaagctgcctTCATGACATCCCCTCTTGTTTCAGATTTCCACAGTGTCACTTTAAAGCTTCAGAGTCAGGATCTtactttcttcaaaaaataaagaaaatatgcccCCTAAGGTACCTAAGGTAAgatctccccaccccccaaatccCGCTGGTTTCTTTTCCAGTGCCAGGTTCCATGATCAGGTCCCATCTCCTGGGGttgttggtgtttgtttgtttgtttgtttgttttttccatctATTGATCATTAGTTTAGAATAGATAACATGAACCAGTTCTGGAGCCACTACTAGGAGGAACGCAAGCTCTTCACTGCAATCACacagcaggaaagaaagagataacTCAATTCATCCGTGGTGCTGGGCCTCCAAAATTCAAAGAACTTGGCACAACTGAAGCACTAAATTTGTATCCTCCATGCTTCTCAATCATTTTGGATTTATGGGCTGCTCTTCTTTGATTGGCCAGAGTTGCTATGTCTTGTAactgttttctttgttcttcattaAGACTGTGTGAGTCAGAGCCTGATACCACACAGGATTACGATTTTGAATAGTTTGAAAGATAGCTTTAAATATCTGATACTCATCAACAGGGTTATCTTCATCATCAATGATTGTGGAATAGCCTTCCAGAGCAGTCTCTTCAGCATCACCTTCTTCCCAATCTTCATCACCTCCATCTTCACCTGCCTGCTTAGCCAGAATCTCCAAATATTCTTGCTCATCTTCATCAATATAATCTTCATCACTCCCCAGTTCCTCGGTTTCATCATCATCTTCagcttcatcatcatcatcactgtcattccCGTGTTCTGCATGGCAGGCATATGCTCTTTTAAATCCATTAAATCTACTGAACAAGAGCATAGAAGATCTTGAATATTTGTTTCTGGTTTAGGACAGACTGATCAGACTGTTCAGAAAGAAGCTGGATAAAATGATCCTTTAGAACTGGCAGAAAATGTTGCATTGCCTCCTAGTCTGGTCTGTCTGTTCTAAGGTGAATTTACCTTGGTCCTGCAGTGTTGACACCGTGTTTccaatcttttgtatttccttaGGGCTCCTCAACCCTCTGTGAAAGGTGTGGAGGTACAAGGAAATGTTAAGTCAAGTCGCCAGGCAGGTGATATCAGTTCCCTGCAGAACAATGTGTGTAATAGCTGATGGGTGAgtccccttccccatccctttCCCTCTCTGCATCTGCCTCCTGGATAATCTAAGCTACTTTCTTATCTCCTAATTGGATGACAACAGGGGGGCCAGGGTTGCCTCAGGGATAATAGAGGCCCTTGGTTTTGGTGGCCTATTGTTGTGCATCTGGAAAGCACTAATGCTTAGGTTTTTAGTCCTAGTACCAAGTCAGAAAAACatgaaagaggaggaaggaggatttAGATTTAGCAATCAAGAGCTAGAATAGAATTTTTACATTACTCCCAAAACAATACTGCTGCCTTACTTTTCTTCAATATACGTAAAGTGCAAAACGAAAAAATTAATTGTTACACCaacattttatatcatatatatattatatatgtacttgAAAAATCAATGTGAAATACAAATCTTTTGCGAGAAGTGAAGACTAAGAGAGGTTGTTACCAGCAGAATAGTACTACAAATAATGCTAAATGAAGTTCTTTAGATTGAAGGAAAATGAGATTCAATGGAAATTTTTATCTACAATGAGGAATAAAGAGCAGCAGAAATGTTAAATATGTAGGTAAgcataaaatattatcttttattttctcttaattataaaaaggaaaactaaagcAAAAAAATTCTATTGTGGAGTCTATAAtgaatgtagaaataaaatatatgtccaTAACTACACAATTGAGAGATGTGAATGAATTTTTACTATTGTAAATGTATTATGTTTTATGTGAAGTTGTAAATATAAACGTTAATAGgctgtgataagttaaagatgcATATGGTAACCCTTGAGCAACCCCTAAAATTAATaccaaaatttattattaaaaagataatagagGAAGAAACATGGCGATGCCGACGTTGACTGCGAAATTGTACTCCCTGCTGTTCCGCAGGACTTCCACCTTCGCCCTCACCATCGCTGTGGGCGTCCTGTTCTTCGAGCAAGTCTTCCATCAGGGCGCGGACGAGATCTACCAGCACATCAGCGAGGGGAAGCTACGGAAACACATCAAGCAAAAGTATGAGAAAAAGTAGTTCCTTGGAGGCCCCTATCCAGGCCAGAAGGACCAGGTCCACTCGCCAGCTGTTTGCCCAGAGTTGGGGCCTCAGCTTGAAGACGATGCTCAAGTTACTTTTCATGTACCACTGTTCGCTGTTGGCAAGAAACAGCTTTACCTACAGAACAGACTCTTTACCTTCTGCTGTGTTTGAAGTATGTTTAGTCAGCATCATCAAGAAATAAATGTGAATTGcccttgaaaaaaaaagacaatagaggtattgaaataaaatactaaaagtgTTTGATTATCCCCAAATAAGTAAGGAATGTGAGACAGAGgaataataaacaaatgagacaaaaagaaaacaaatagcaaatgaCAGACTGAATCGCAtctataattacattaaatagaaAGAGACTAAACACTCCAATAGAAAGGCAGAGATTATTAGATAGGATAAGAAAGCAAGGCCCAACTATTTGCTAACAAAAAGAGATgcatttacatataaaaacttaaatagattgaaaataaaatgaagaaaaagcaaaatacaaaccTAAGAATACTGTTTTGGCTATATAAATATCAGACAAACTAGACCAAGAAAAAGAATATCACATGAGATAGGGGTATAAAGATAGTGCATTAATAAATAGtaatgctaaatatatatgtgtctaAAAACAGAGCCTCAAAATTTATGAGACAAATGCAGACAGatctgaaaggagaaagagacataTCTAAAACCATAATTGATGATTTTTATCACTCCTTTCTCGGTAATTAATGgaagaactaaaaaaaatcagtaaagatttaaaatatttctataatactGTCATCCAAATTAATGTAATTGACATTTTATAGGACACTACTCCTAATTGCTGAAGAATTCCTATTATTTCCAAGGGCACATGGAATGCTCATCAAAGTAAATTATATTCTGTACCATAAAATATGTATCCATAAATATCAAAAGTTTGAAATCTTacagagtatgttctctgaccacaacaaaatttaattagaaataaacatGAAGTATCTAGAAATATCTGTAAATGCctccaaatatttataaatgaaataacatatttgTAAATAAGATGTTAatcacccagcactttgggaggccaaggcaggtgatggtcaggaattcgagatcagcccggccaagatggcgaaacccctctctactaaaaatacaaaaattagccaggcatggtggtgtacacctgtaatcccagctactagggaggctgagacaggagaatcgcttgaacccgggaggaggaggttgcagtgagccgagatcgtgcaattgcactccagcctgggtgacagagcaagactccatatccaaaacatatatatgtattttatcagAGAtgaatataaagtatatattttatcagagataatttgaaaagattaataaaaattataaattcctAGAGAGAATGTCcaaggaacaaagaaagagaaaactctgGTAACAGGAATAAAAGAGTGTACATCACTACAGATTTGATGGATATTAGAAGATTGATAACagtatattctctgaccacaacaaaattaaattagaaatgaatattactataaaaataaagatttcctCTGAGAATGGCAGACATATTTTTTCCTCAGTTATATGTCTGATTAGCCTATGTACTTATTGATTTGATCCCATATTAGTTGAGTAGCACAAAAGAGAATGGGGAAAGATGACATTGTGGGAATTGCCTGGTAAAGAGGATTTATAGGACTGTCATAGCATTGATAACTGAGAGAAGATGCGATTGAGGGCCATAGTCTTTCTAGTACTGCCACAGTATGTGGGTGGATAGCTAAAAGGCACACACAATAGAGCGATGCTATATGAAAGCCACCAGTTGGAGGACAGTGGGGAGTGGTGACCAAATCTTGCAAGGTATTCAATGTTTAGGGAGGTTACATTGAGGTGAGCCCCTCATCAATAAGGCATTAGTATAATTACAACCCATTCTCGTTAAGCCTCAAATGTGGTCTAAGGAAGAAGTTACATCAATAAGAGAGTGGGACTGGAAAATTCATCCAGTTGAGTAAAGAGTTGCGTGtccctttttttgtctttccatATCCCACAACACCACAGAGGGGAAAGTAAGTGTCTAGAAGGGAGGACAACAAAGGGAGGGAATGTACAGTCCTTGACGTCTTCATCTCCTTTACGCGTTATGATCTTGAAGTCACAGCCTGATCTAGCATGACCTGAGGTAGGCAAGGAGATCTGAGATTTACATGAAGTTCAAAAatcaaattgtaaaataaatgtgaCTGACTTACATGGcacatatatttactatatttataagtatataattatatgagaTCATTCTAATAATATCACCACCAACTAATAGGATGTGGCCAACCCACGCAAGTGTAAAGGGCATGTTTTCAACTTTCTTAGATGGAGAACAGTCAACGGAAAAAATAACATCATGTTTTATGTTTGCACTCTAATGAGTTGAGAATCCTTAATATATTCACTTACAGTTGAAGTTTGACTTTATCTCAACTATTATTTCTCTTTGCATCCCTGTCCTTTTGCTTGCTCTTCAGCTTgcccatttctcttttctctgtatttaGTCCTTCATCTCCTCTTCTCAATCTTTATTATCCTTTATAATCTCTCCTCTTCCTGCATCTTTCCACCCCTCctacacttaaaattttattacatcCTCCTGTCATTCCTCTTACTCCTCTCTTCTGCCTGATTTCTACTACTTCTCTGCATGTATTGGACCTCTACTTAGAGTTTATCATATAATTTATCGACCAAGTGGTGTCACTTTTGAAAGTAAATGAAGGTGCTATTTGTAATTTTGCTAAGGCAACAGGTACAAACCAGTACTGTCCTAGGAAAACTGGGATATATGGTCACGCTAGCTGTAGTAAAGCCCCAATTTAGGGTCCAGATGGGTAGGGAAGGTCATTATGAGAAAATGATATTAAGTCAATTTCTGTAGGATGTGTAAGAGCCAGATGAAGAGTGGGGAGAAGCATATTACTGGCAAAACAAATGAGAGTACAGAGGCGCTGAGGTGAGAATGAAGGAAGTTCAAAGTAGCTGGAGAATGGAAAAAGATGGGAAAAGTGGCATAGGCTGAGGCTGCCGATGTGGATAATAATGAGGAGCCAGATCAGGACAGGAATTGAAAAATGAACATCCAGAATTCCTGTACATGGGGGAAGGGAACTTAGATGAGGCTTTCTGGTTGAAACGAGGGCAATAGATTATTTGTCAACAAAGTTGCATTTTTATAACAAGCATAGGAATTCTATATAGAATTGCATGTTACAGGTCAATAAAAATAtcactgttttaaaaagatatttatattaTCAAATTGCATGACCT
It encodes:
- the LOC742582 gene encoding cytochrome b-c1 complex subunit 9-like, whose product is MAMPTLTAKLYSLLFRRTSTFALTIAVGVLFFEQVFHQGADEIYQHISEGKLRKHIKQKYEKK